One stretch of Streptomyces sp. NBC_00443 DNA includes these proteins:
- a CDS encoding VOC family protein: MKIHLTSVFVDDQAKAEHFYTEILGFVKKHDVPVGEKDRWLTVVSPDEPGGTELLLEPAGHPAVKAYRDALVQDGIPLAQFAVDDVQAEYDRLRNLGVRFTQEPLDMGPVTTAVLDDTCGNLIQIATEPQ, encoded by the coding sequence ATGAAGATCCACCTGACCAGCGTCTTCGTCGACGACCAGGCCAAGGCCGAGCACTTCTACACCGAGATCCTCGGCTTCGTGAAGAAGCACGACGTCCCGGTGGGCGAGAAGGACCGCTGGCTGACCGTCGTCTCACCCGACGAGCCGGGCGGCACCGAACTCCTCCTGGAGCCCGCCGGCCACCCGGCCGTGAAGGCCTACCGCGACGCCCTCGTCCAGGACGGCATCCCTCTCGCCCAGTTCGCCGTCGACGACGTCCAGGCGGAGTACGACCGCCTACGCAACCTCGGCGTCCGCTTCACCCAGGAACCCCTGGACATGGGCCCCGTCACCACCGCAGTCCTGGACGACACCTGCGGCAACCTGATCCAGATCGCCACGGAGCCACAGTAG
- a CDS encoding ArsR/SmtB family transcription factor, whose protein sequence is MADDLFKALADPTRRTILDELTEKSGQTLFEICARLSMKHQLGISRQGVSQHLAVLEAAGLVETRREGRYKFHDLNTAPLRQITERWFVPDTSGPEESTP, encoded by the coding sequence GTGGCCGACGACCTTTTCAAAGCCTTGGCCGACCCCACCCGCCGCACGATTCTCGACGAGCTCACGGAGAAATCCGGGCAGACACTGTTCGAGATCTGCGCGCGGCTGAGCATGAAGCATCAGCTCGGCATCTCGCGTCAGGGGGTCTCCCAGCACCTGGCCGTGCTGGAGGCCGCCGGACTCGTCGAGACCAGGCGGGAGGGCCGCTACAAGTTCCACGACCTGAACACGGCCCCGCTGCGGCAGATCACCGAGCGATGGTTCGTGCCCGACACATCCGGACCCGAGGAGAGCACCCCATGA
- a CDS encoding ATP-binding protein, which produces MATESRGGGKKPSSEEIEDWEATFDGGFGDVTRARLSAEEFLTTLARSVSPTTPEYRDDILLVVSELAANAIQYAPGPLRLVMRKTFDGVHVTFSDTSTTPPEPRPFHPGNGTGGGIGWYLIHTLCDQVSVVVRDDGKDVHAFLPW; this is translated from the coding sequence ATGGCGACCGAATCGCGCGGGGGCGGGAAGAAACCGTCGTCCGAAGAGATCGAGGACTGGGAGGCAACGTTTGACGGGGGATTTGGTGATGTGACGAGAGCCCGCCTCAGCGCGGAGGAGTTCCTGACCACGCTCGCGCGGTCGGTCTCGCCGACGACGCCCGAGTACCGGGACGACATCCTGCTGGTCGTCAGCGAGCTGGCGGCCAATGCGATCCAGTACGCACCGGGACCGCTGCGGCTGGTGATGCGTAAGACCTTCGACGGTGTGCATGTGACGTTCAGTGACACGAGCACCACGCCACCGGAGCCGCGTCCGTTCCACCCGGGCAACGGCACGGGCGGCGGCATCGGCTGGTACCTGATCCACACGCTGTGCGATCAGGTGAGCGTGGTGGTGCGGGACGACGGCAAGGACGTGCACGCGTTCCTGCCCTGGTGA
- a CDS encoding ATP-binding protein has product MERRPAGDVGTAPARPVPITSAAAARSYVRSIVADGWRAPSGPAGERTVTDLLLVVSELVTNAIRHGGGLAGFEVALLPDAVSLSVHDYSDAVPSAAYGPGTLPLVHEGSGYGWPLIIRLTREIRIARRREGGKTVSVLVPLT; this is encoded by the coding sequence ATGGAGCGCCGTCCGGCCGGGGACGTCGGGACCGCGCCCGCCAGGCCGGTCCCGATCACCAGCGCGGCGGCGGCGCGGAGCTATGTGCGGTCGATCGTGGCGGACGGATGGCGCGCGCCGTCCGGCCCTGCCGGTGAGCGGACCGTCACGGATCTTCTTCTGGTGGTGTCGGAACTGGTCACCAACGCGATCCGGCACGGCGGCGGCCTCGCCGGGTTCGAGGTGGCCCTGCTGCCCGATGCCGTGAGCCTGAGCGTGCACGACTACAGCGACGCCGTGCCCTCCGCGGCCTACGGGCCCGGCACGCTGCCGCTCGTGCACGAGGGCAGCGGATACGGGTGGCCGCTGATCATCCGCCTGACCCGCGAGATCCGCATCGCGCGCCGCCGGGAGGGCGGCAAGACGGTCAGCGTGCTGGTGCCCCTGACGTGA
- a CDS encoding PRC-barrel domain containing protein, whose translation MSTDRIWSYRPGRGHQEGRTLTGFKVEAADGVVGHVDRQADDTPLRHLIVDTGVWVFGRSLLIPAGMITGIDMAARLVTVECTREEAKAAPRFSTDRETLDPEYLSAVGAYYATLRHDSGESG comes from the coding sequence GTGAGCACCGACAGAATCTGGTCGTACCGTCCCGGGAGGGGTCACCAGGAGGGACGGACTCTCACGGGGTTCAAGGTCGAGGCGGCCGACGGTGTCGTCGGCCACGTGGACCGCCAGGCCGACGACACTCCCCTGCGCCACCTGATCGTCGACACGGGCGTATGGGTTTTCGGCAGGAGCCTGCTGATCCCCGCGGGGATGATCACCGGCATCGACATGGCGGCCCGGCTGGTCACCGTGGAGTGCACCCGTGAGGAGGCCAAGGCGGCTCCCCGTTTCAGCACGGACCGCGAGACGCTCGATCCCGAGTACCTGTCCGCCGTCGGTGCGTACTACGCCACTTTGCGCCATGATTCGGGCGAGTCCGGGTAG
- a CDS encoding DUF5133 domain-containing protein: MLMPHPAMLRRLVEEYEALGAHDSDLEAGAGRRDLRAQDLAYTLCVSTGTREVGQALEVARRMLAAAHDPVTAHVKRRVITAGLDEPSAAPGPAVVG, encoded by the coding sequence ATGCTGATGCCCCATCCGGCGATGCTGCGCAGGCTCGTCGAGGAGTACGAGGCGCTCGGGGCCCACGACAGCGACCTCGAGGCCGGCGCCGGTCGGCGTGACCTGCGCGCACAGGACCTGGCCTACACGCTGTGCGTGTCGACCGGCACCCGCGAGGTGGGACAGGCCCTGGAGGTGGCCCGCCGCATGCTCGCCGCCGCGCACGACCCCGTCACGGCACACGTGAAGCGACGCGTGATCACGGCGGGCCTGGACGAGCCTTCGGCGGCTCCGGGGCCGGCGGTGGTCGGCTGA
- a CDS encoding SigB/SigF/SigG family RNA polymerase sigma factor, translated as MLVETSAHGSDIPARPRVSGGRVHDDAPDTAADFTRLAALPEGPERDAVRDELARAWLPMAHRIAGRFRNRGESLEDLRQVAALGLVKAIDRFEPGRGAFESYAVPTITGEIKRHFRDRMWALRVPRRVQELRNKVRIARRDLITTSGGSTPSVAEIATQAGLTEEEVKAGLEALDSFSTLSLDAEMSSSDDGFSLADTIGSNEEAYDVVIDREAVKEGLRRLPERERAILYMRFFEDMTQSRIADQLGISQMHVSRLISRCCAQVREEALDRGNRS; from the coding sequence ATGCTGGTTGAAACGTCCGCACATGGTTCCGACATCCCTGCCCGTCCCCGCGTGTCCGGCGGACGCGTCCACGACGACGCTCCCGACACCGCGGCCGATTTCACCCGTCTTGCCGCTCTGCCCGAAGGGCCCGAGCGCGACGCCGTACGCGACGAACTGGCCCGGGCATGGCTGCCCATGGCCCACCGCATCGCCGGCCGCTTCCGCAACCGCGGTGAGTCGCTGGAGGATCTGCGCCAGGTCGCGGCGCTCGGGCTGGTGAAGGCGATAGACCGGTTCGAGCCGGGACGAGGGGCCTTCGAGAGCTACGCGGTGCCCACCATCACGGGTGAGATCAAGCGGCACTTCCGCGACCGGATGTGGGCCCTCAGGGTCCCCCGTCGCGTCCAGGAGCTGCGCAACAAGGTACGGATCGCGCGCCGCGACCTCATCACGACCTCGGGCGGCTCCACGCCCTCGGTCGCCGAGATCGCCACCCAGGCGGGGCTGACCGAAGAAGAGGTCAAGGCAGGGCTGGAGGCGTTGGACAGCTTCAGCACCCTGTCCCTCGACGCCGAGATGTCCTCGAGCGACGACGGTTTCAGCCTCGCCGACACGATCGGCAGCAACGAGGAGGCGTACGACGTCGTCATCGACCGGGAGGCGGTGAAGGAGGGGCTGCGGCGGCTTCCCGAGCGCGAGCGCGCCATCCTGTACATGCGGTTCTTCGAGGACATGACGCAGAGCCGTATCGCCGATCAGCTGGGGATCTCCCAGATGCATGTCTCCCGTCTCATCAGCCGGTGCTGCGCGCAGGTGCGGGAAGAGGCCCTCGACCGAGGGAACCGGTCCTGA